The window tatatatatatatatatagttcatctatttaattttgttaggATACATTGTGATTATTTGTTCTATCGTGAGAGGGGCTGGTTGAGATTGTTTGAACAACTCACGTAATCGTTGACTTCttactaattaattttgagtagCTTTATCGAGATCATAAGTGAATTGCGCAAAGAATTCTAATTCAACAAATTGAACCAATTCCAATTTTGATTCACCGCCTATTTATTTCACGACTTTAGTTTGAGCTGCAAATCCGACTAAATACCCACATTAATAGCAAGTCTGGTTCCCGGTCTAGATGAAAAATCCTTATTGAAGTggggagagagatttcttcTCCTGTAGCTAAATAGAGACCACGTCCGTGCATGTAATACTCTattgaatattcaaatttaagcttcttaaaaaaaattaaaataatatattatattttttttgttcataaaataatattgaatttattatgaaaattatccattaaaaattatttgaaatatatatataaaaataaatcggGAATTTGACGAGAATGAAGATTGAAATATAACTCAACCGATCGATCATTAAGTCGTTAAGTTCAACCTTTAGTAGTGGTTATGATTGATAAACTTGTCTTAGTCgtgatttaaatttataagtgATAGATATCTCGACCATGGATTGACGTTAGTTACaataaaatacattataataaatagCAAAGATAAAGTTATATCTCTTATTGACATTTATAAGGATTGTGATTGATAGACTTAATAAAGGCTTATCAATAAtacattatctaataaataaataaataaataaccgtAACAATTCATGTCCAAAATTCGAAATTTAGATTTGGCATCGAGTCATTTTAACATGttagcatgttttgttttccctcacatgtatttaaagaaaattcataGGAAATCATCCAACAGAGATAAAAACGGTACTTAACACATGGTGggtataaataataattttaatttttataaatattttttagtcgTCCTATTTTCATGATTAGTTTCACGtaatctcagttcattcatatactcGGTGTCAcaagtttaatataaaatcttTAGAATTCgaatcaagaaaaaatatccaaaaccctaaaattttaaggaatTCGAATCAACCTAGAAATCTCATTTATCAACTCGATTCAAACCTGATCATAGCTACTTCAATGACTTAAGAGTGCAAGTATAGACGAACAAGCTCACGTCCtcttaatattaaataaataaataaattaaaaaaaactaattatataataaaaaaataagaaataaaagaaaaaacaatactcaacatcaaatttaaatttaaaataaactcaataaataagctaaattaataaaaatatttatgaataaggtattttttaatactttatttaaaaaaatatttttaaagtttcaaaattttcaataatatcttttttttaatctaaaattttaaaaatattatgaaaacttataaatattcataaaaataatttttggaagtaattttatttattttaggcataaaaatatccaaaaatacaacttttagttttttcaagtaattttATTCAGTTTAACCataaaaatattccaattatataattaccaataaaataataaaaaatagtaacgATTCCAACTTCCAAGATCATGATTTTCTATAATTAAActgaatataattaaaattagtaattatgtaagtaatatatatatatatatatatatattttatattccaaccattcaaatacaataatctgtgttttttctctaaaaataaatcaaacaatttatcgaaattttatagatatttaGAACTCGATTTTcaatgattaaattaaatacaaacaaaaatgataatgatgtaaataaagattttttttaatatatatatttaaactatttaaatgtaataatgtgttttatccaaaataataataataaataaaataaaatatataattaattggtGGGTAGAATAGcatattttgtaatattattattattaaagatttTATGAATCATTATTAACATGGGTTTGGTGACAATTGTTACGGCTGGAGGACAGATGTCGATTTGTGAGTGGAGGTAGCACGGTGTTTTGAGTACCTTGTAGGTGAGATTATCGTCCACATGGTGCACGCTAGCCTACCATGGAATTtcctttaataaaaaaattccactttttttttttttttttcacccaaaattcTTCCGGAAATTATCGTTTATTGTATAATTTGcattttgtataaataaatattggatGAATATTCAACCACTGGATCACCTCCGGTTCATATCAAGCGAATTTAAACTGAATGCAAAATCTTCATTAATTTCGTTTGGGTGATCCCAGATTATTCTCGATTTCAAAAACCTAGATCCATTCCCTCTTCTCTGTTTCTAATCTTTCCCGGAAAACAATTCATCGTTTGTTAGCAAGCAAAATCGCCTTATATATAGGGGATTTATACTCGTTTTCATTGGAGATTGAGATATAGATTCAATCCTGCAGCCAATCCTGCTACCAATCCTGCTGCCAACTCAGTTTCTTTTGTATTGGCGTTGTGAAATCTGAACTGCATTTGGTTCTTATAGAGAGTTTCTATTGGCAAACGAAAATTTGGAGAAGCCGAAGAGTTTCGGCTTGATTTTGTGAGGTGGGTTTTGAAATCTTAGAGGTTTGAAGCGAATTTGAGAGGTTTCCTTGGTGGTTTTTGTGTGGGTGAGTGATTAGCCAGGGGTTATGAGAAGAGCACATGTTAATTTGGAGGAACAATGACTGGAGGGTCATTGGGACTTCGCTCAGCGAGTTACGGGGCATTGGATAAACAGTTGATTAACGTAGTTTCGCCGATCCAAACAACACGAAAGCCTTCCAAAATgatgaaggagaaggagaaggattATTTGTTTCCTTGGATCTGCAAGTTCGTCGGTAGAAAGAAGGTTGGGATGCTGCTTCTCTGTATTGTTTCTGCTGCGGTTTTTCTCTGGGTACTCTACGTTGGCAAAGGTTTGACTCTCTTTTgcatttagatatatatatatttacccTTGTCTTTAGTAGtcagctgctgctgctgttgctgctggAATCTTGTCTTTCGgattgtttaataaataagattgGTTGTGTTCTAGTGTTAGCTGAGAATTATGTTGTGGCATTCATCAAGTTGTGTATCTTCTTATATGAACATTTTACTTCTGTTATGCTGATGAATGTGGGATTGAATCATTGGATATTGGCACTCGTTTTTGGATGATCTTGTTGAATGATATTCGAGTGACAttgcttttacttttttctaataatagCATTTGACTTAGTTCTAATTTGTGGTAGATTTTTGATTCAGCTGGTTCATACCACCAATcccaattttgtttttgtacttGTTGAATGTTCATTGGTCGATGCCCGACCGTGCAAAATTTTGCAGTACCTGCATATACTTGTATGTTTGCACTATGTAATGatatgtttaattttgatcATAACTCTCCAGGTGAGGATTCTCAAGGACAACATATCCAGCACGTCAGTATTAACAATAGCATAGTTATGAGTTTCAGGGAACATTCAGCTGAAGAACTTATGGATAATAATAGTTATTCTTTGGCAAAAGGGAGAGAGACATCTTCATTGGCatcacctcctcctcctcctcctccaccgccaccgccaccgccaccgccttCCCTTCCTCCACCAGCACTTTTCCTGGGTTATACTCTTCCACCAGGACACCCATGTAATAATTTTGCTCTGCCTCCCCCACCTGCAGATAAAAAGAGAACTGGCCCAAGGCGTAAGTCTTGTTTCCCTCTAATAGCGTGTTGAGTTATACTCTTGCACTTGCTGTATGTCACTCGGTGATATCGATTTCCCTGGCTGTTTTCTTTGTTGACTATTTGGGCACCAATGGATTCTCTAAGTGCTTGTacctttattaaaattttccttaTTATGCTTCAGCATGTCCTGTATGTTACCTTCCCGTGGAAGAAGCTGTTGCCTTGATGCCAAACGCCTCATCGTATTCACCCGTTAAAAACTTGGAATATATTTATGAGGAGAATTTAAGAAGAGAGACCGAGTTCGGAGGTTCGGACTTTGGTGGATATCCTACTTTGGCCCAGAGGACAGATTCTTTTGATGTAAGGGAGTCAATGAGGCTGCACTGtgggttagttttttttctgtCTCCATCCTTCTTTTCGTGTTTACTTCAACATGGCGTGGGTTGCTCATATGATATTTTAGGCGTACAACATTCGACCTGTTTATCCCGTTCTCTTAtggttttctgttttttcaaTGTATTAGTGATAAGTATTATATCTCCTACATTTTACCTTTATCTTGGATTTATGTGCTTTGATTATGTATGCTTGTTAATAGGTTCGTCGGAGGAGTCAAACCTGGTCGCAACACAGGTTTTGATATCAATGATGATGACCTTCATGATATGGAGCAGTGTCATGGTGTGGTTGTTGCATCTGCAATATTTGGTATGATTCATATGATTCTGTTTTTCACCGTGAAACGTATGTCGTTTGTTGctcatcaaattattttattcttcagGAAATTTTGATGTCGTAAATCAGCCAAAGAACATTAGTGAATATGCCCGGGGCACCGTTTGTTTCTTCATGTTTATTGATGAAGAGACAGAAACAGCATTAAAGGAAACTGGTATCCTAGAAAGCAGCAAGAAAATTGGATTGTGGAGAATCGTTGTGGTTCATAATTTACCTTACAAAGATGCAAGACGTACTGGAAAAGTAAACTTCTAACTTTTAGTTAACATAGCTCGGTTTAAATGGATGCTTTAAGAATTAAGGATATAATCCTCTCCTAAACCTTTTCATCTGCTTGAGCAGAAAGACATTTCGATTGTGGTTTTCACTTTTCGTTTCATTTTAACGCGTCATCACTTCGTGTCTGAAACTGGAAATTTCAATGAAGGAATTGTGCCTTAAACTTATCGTTGGCCTGCGTTTTTACCGTTGCAGATTCCAAAACTTCTGATGCACAGAATGTTTCCTAACGCTCGATATTCTCTTTGGATCGACGGTAAACTTGAGCTTGTTGTGGACCCATATC is drawn from Cucurbita pepo subsp. pepo cultivar mu-cu-16 chromosome LG09, ASM280686v2, whole genome shotgun sequence and contains these coding sequences:
- the LOC111802464 gene encoding uncharacterized protein LOC111802464 produces the protein MTGGSLGLRSASYGALDKQLINVVSPIQTTRKPSKMMKEKEKDYLFPWICKFVGRKKVGMLLLCIVSAAVFLWVLYVGKGEDSQGQHIQHVSINNSIVMSFREHSAEELMDNNSYSLAKGRETSSLASPPPPPPPPPPPPPPPSLPPPALFLGYTLPPGHPCNNFALPPPPADKKRTGPRPCPVCYLPVEEAVALMPNASSYSPVKNLEYIYEENLRRETEFGGSDFGGYPTLAQRTDSFDVRESMRLHCGFVGGVKPGRNTGFDINDDDLHDMEQCHGVVVASAIFGNFDVVNQPKNISEYARGTVCFFMFIDEETETALKETGILESSKKIGLWRIVVVHNLPYKDARRTGKIPKLLMHRMFPNARYSLWIDGKLELVVDPYQILERFLWRKNSTFAISRHYRRFDVFREADANKAAGKYDNASIDFQVDFYVKEGLTPYSEAKLPITSDVPEGCVIVREHVPISNLFSCLWFNEVDRFTSRDQISFSTVRDKIMAKTNWTVNMFLDCERRNFVVQKYHRDLLQQRASPVSTAVHPPPLPPSLPSERASSLQRKASSRQSRERRSRRHRKVSAGSTKGNDLG